One segment of Rosa chinensis cultivar Old Blush chromosome 6, RchiOBHm-V2, whole genome shotgun sequence DNA contains the following:
- the LOC112168756 gene encoding peptidyl-prolyl cis-trans isomerase CYP63 isoform X3 — MSKKANPSVFLDVSIDGAPTERIVIELFADVVPKTAENFRALCTGEKGIGKSTGKPLHYKGTQFHRIIKGFMAQGGDFSKGNGTGGESIYGGKFADENFKLKHDRPGLLSMANGGPNTNGSQFFIIFNPTPHLNGKHVVFGKVTKGIDVVQKIEKAGTDQGNPSQLVKIVDCGEVENSKITSATEKEKGKKRKSVKISSSDDSSDEEVRGRRKKSLKEKRKRRKRYSSSDSSDMSDSYSSDSDSHSDSSDSSSLSDERRRKRKAVKRDKHYRSRKRRDGKKERKRGRHAKQSRRKSKRRSESSSDTESESTRSSASSSDDDKDGHRVSSRKNGNLKKAENKLPRNLDVGKQSPQGGKKSIEQRKNLDRKKIGDNSSEEEGEFSPKNGVHVTNGHNAEAKTANQQSYSDDSSKSSRSPSRSASPKRITGRSPPRNSLEQKRGRPSRSPLGSPVRKAPEPSTSNHEQGLSRSTSPNGTPKRIRKGRGFTDQYAFARRYRTPSPEHSRGNSYRYGGRDLYRSNRDRYSSYRNYSERSQPRRFRSPPRGRSPPPRSRSQRSRSRSISRSPGGYRGRYRDRSRSRSRSPADRPPISDGLKSRLGPRIGDQHSPDRGRAKSRSRSRGVSHSRSPDATPKRRNRTTRSPSRSRSSSPAEQRGLVSYDDISPES; from the exons ATGAGCAAGAAAGCGAACCCCAGTGTCTTCTTAGATGTATCTATTGATGGGGCCCCGACGGAAAGAATTGTGATCGAG CTTTTTGCGGATGTTGTGCCTAAGACAGCAGAAAATTTTAGGGCTCTCTGTACAG GTGAGAAGGGCATTGGAAAGTCTACAGGCAAACCTCTTCACTACAAAGGAACGCAATTTCATCGAATTATAAAAGGATTTATGGCCCAA GGTGGTGATTTTTCGAAGGGGAACG GAACTGGCGGAGAAAGTATTTATGGAGGAAAGTTTGCAG atgaaaattttaaattgaaGCATGATAGACCCGGCCTTCTGTCTATGGCAAATGGCGGTCCAAATACAAATGGGTCTCAGTTCTTTATAATTTTCAATCCTACACCACATCTTAACGG GAAACATGTTGTTTTTGGAAAGGTTACAAAGGGAATAGATGTAGTTCAGAAAATTGAGAAAGCTGGAACAGATCAAGGAAACCCTTCGCAACTGGTGAAAATTGTAGACTGTGGTGAAGTTGAGAATAGTAAAATCACCAGTGCaacagagaaagagaaag GGAAAAAGAGGAAATCAGTGAAGATTTCATCATCTGACGATAGTTCTGATGAGGAAGTGAGAGGAAGGCGTAAAAAATCTCTGAAGGaaaaaaggaagagaagaaagagatattCTTCGTCTGATTCCTCAGACATGTCAGATTCTTATTCTTCAGATTCAGATTCACATTCAGATTCATCTGACTCAAGTTCGCTTAGTGATGAAAGGCGTAGGAAGAGAAAAGCCGTTAAAAGAGATAAGCATTACCgttcaaggaaaagaagagatggaaaaaaagagaggaagagaggccGACATGCCAAACAATCAAGGCGCAAGTCAAAACG GAGGTCAGAAAGTTCAAGTGATACTGAAAGTGAGAGTACTAGAAGCAGCGCCAGCAGTTCTGATGATGATAAAGATGGTCATCGCGTTTCTTCTCGTAAAAATGGCAATTTAAAGAAGGCAGAAAATAAACTTCCAAGAAATCTTG ATGTGGGAAAGCAATCCCCACAAGGAGGGAAAAAATCTATTGAACAGAGGAAGAATCTTGATAGAAAGAAAATTGGGGACAACTCATCAGAGGAAGAAGGTGAATTTTCTCCAAAGAATGGTGTTCATGTAACTAACGGGCATAATGCAGAAGCTAAAACTGCTAATCAACAGTCCTACTCAGATGACTCGAGCAAGTCCAG CAGAAGTCCATCACGCAGTGCAAGTCCTAAGAGGATTACTGGCAGAAGTCCACCAAGAAATTCTCTCGAGCAAAAGAGAGGAAGGCCTTCTAGGAGTCCATTGGGTAGTCCTGTCCGGAAAGCTCCTGAACCTTCTACTTCAAACCACGAACAGGGTTTGTCAAGAAGCACTTCTCCAAATGGCACTCCCAAGCGCATTAGGAAAGGACGTGGTTTCACTGATCAGTATGCCTTTGCACGTCGCTACCGTACTCCATCTCCAGAGCATTCACGGGGTAACTCTTACCGTTATGGTGGAAGAGACCTTTATAGAAGTAACCGTGATAG GTACTCAAGCTACCGAAATTATTCTGAGCGCTCACAACCTCGACGTTTCCGGAGCCCACCAAGAGGCAGGAGTCCTCCTCccag ATCTCGAAGCCAGAGAAGTCGAAGTAGGAGCATATCTCGGAGCCCTGGTGGATATCGTGGCCGGTATAGGGACCGCAGTCGCAGCCGTAGTCGTAGTCCAGCAGATCGACCTCCTATAAGTGACGGATTAAAATCCCGCCTTGGACCTCGCATTGGTGATCAGCATTCTCCAGACAGAGGTAGGGCTAAGTCCAGGTCGAGAAGCCGAGGGGTATCTCATTCCAGATCTCCCGATGCTACACCTAAGCGTCGTAACAGGACGACTAGGTCTCCCAGTAGGTCAAGATCAAGCTCTCCAGCTGAACAAAGGGGGTTGGTCTCATATGACGATATCAGTCCTGAATCCTGA
- the LOC112168757 gene encoding 2-methyl-6-phytyl-1,4-hydroquinone methyltransferase, chloroplastic: MASAMLNGAEHLTLRRGLSPNGLGFVGSDFHGKQFLKMGLVSNTRISKSGARAIVPKCSVSASRPASQPRFIQHKKEAFWFYRFLSIVYDHVINPGHWTEDMRDDALEPADLNDRRMIVVDVGGGTGFTTLGIVKHVDAKNVTILDQSPHQLARAKKKAPLKECKIIEGDAEDLPFRTDYADRYVSAGSIEYWPDPQRGIKEAYRVLKLGGKACVIGPVYPTFWLSRFFADVWMLFPKEEEYIEWFEKAGFKDVQLKRIGPKWYRGVRRHGLIMGCSVTGVKPASGDSPLQLGPKAEDVSEPVKPLSFLTRFILGALAGMYYVLVPIYMWLKDQIVPKGQPI; the protein is encoded by the exons ATGGCCTCTGCGATGCTCAACGGGGCCGAGCATCTCACACTCCGGCGAGGTTTATCCCcaaatgggttgggttttgtTGGGTCGGATTTTCATGGGAAGCAGTTTCTGAAGATGGGTTTGGTATCAAACACTAGAATTTCCAAGTCTGGTGCCAGAGCCATTGTGCCCAAGTGTAGTGTCTCAGCTTCCAGGCCTGCTTCTCAACCCAGGTTCATTCAGCACAAGAAAGAGGCTTTCTGGTTTTATAGGTTTCTATCAATTGTTTATGACCATGTCATAAACCCTGGGCACTGGACTGAGGACATGAGAGACGATGCACTTGAGCCAGCTGATCTTAACGACAGGAGAATGATTGTCGTAGATGTGGGTGGAGGTACTGGGTTCACCACCTTGGGGATAGTTAAGCATGTGGATGCCAAGAATGTGACCATTCTTGATCAGTCCCCCCATCAGCTAGCTAGGGCTAAGAAGAAGGCGCCTTTGAAGGAGTGCAAGATCATTGAGGGCGATGCTGAGGACTTGCCTTTTCGGACTGATTATGCGGATCGATATGTATCTGCAGGAAG TATTGAGTACTGGCCAGACCCACAGCGTGGCATCAAGGAAGCATACAGGGTCTTGAAACTTGGAGGAAAAGCATGCGTGATTGGTCCTGTGTACCCAACGTTTTGGTTATCTCGCTTCTTTGCTGATGTATGGATGCTTTTCCCCAAGGAGGAAGAGTACATTGAATGGTTCGAGAAGGCTGGATTCAAAGATGTCCAACTGAAAAGAATTGGCCCAAAATGGTACCGTGGGGTTCGCCGCCATGGATTGATAATGGGGTGTTCTGTAACAGGCGTTAAGCCTGCATCTGGGGATTCTCCTTTACAG CTCGGACCAAAAGCAGAGGATGTGTCAGAGCCTGTAAAGCCACTATCGTTCCTTACGCGCTTCATCTTGGGTGCCTTGGCAGGAATGTACTACGTACTGGTGCCTATATACATGTGGCTCAAAGATCAAATTGTACCAAAAGGTCAACCAATCTAA
- the LOC112168756 gene encoding peptidyl-prolyl cis-trans isomerase CYP63 isoform X1: MSKKANPSVFLDVSIDGAPTERIVIELFADVVPKTAENFRALCTGEKGIGKSTGKPLHYKGTQFHRIIKGFMAQGGDFSKGNGTGGESIYGGKFADENFKLKHDRPGLLSMANGGPNTNGSQFFIIFNPTPHLNGKHVVFGKVTKGIDVVQKIEKAGTDQGNPSQLVKIVDCGEVENSKITSATEKEKGKGKKRKSVKISSSDDSSDEEVRGRRKKSLKEKRKRRKRYSSSDSSDMSDSYSSDSDSHSDSSDSSSLSDERRRKRKAVKRDKHYRSRKRRDGKKERKRGRHAKQSRRKSKRRSESSSDTESESTRSSASSSDDDKDGHRVSSRKNGNLKKAENKLPRNLDVGKQSPQGGKKSIEQRKNLDRKKIGDNSSEEEGEFSPKNGVHVTNGHNAEAKTANQQSYSDDSSKSSRSPSRSASPKRITGRSPPRNSLEQKRGRPSRSPLGSPVRKAPEPSTSNHEQGLSRSTSPNGTPKRIRKGRGFTDQYAFARRYRTPSPEHSRGNSYRYGGRDLYRSNRDRYSSYRNYSERSQPRRFRSPPRGRSPPPRSRSQRSRSRSISRSPGGYRGRYRDRSRSRSRSPADRPPISDGLKSRLGPRIGDQHSPDRGRAKSRSRSRGVSHSRSPDATPKRRNRTTRSPSRSRSSSPAEQRGLVSYDDISPES; encoded by the exons ATGAGCAAGAAAGCGAACCCCAGTGTCTTCTTAGATGTATCTATTGATGGGGCCCCGACGGAAAGAATTGTGATCGAG CTTTTTGCGGATGTTGTGCCTAAGACAGCAGAAAATTTTAGGGCTCTCTGTACAG GTGAGAAGGGCATTGGAAAGTCTACAGGCAAACCTCTTCACTACAAAGGAACGCAATTTCATCGAATTATAAAAGGATTTATGGCCCAA GGTGGTGATTTTTCGAAGGGGAACG GAACTGGCGGAGAAAGTATTTATGGAGGAAAGTTTGCAG atgaaaattttaaattgaaGCATGATAGACCCGGCCTTCTGTCTATGGCAAATGGCGGTCCAAATACAAATGGGTCTCAGTTCTTTATAATTTTCAATCCTACACCACATCTTAACGG GAAACATGTTGTTTTTGGAAAGGTTACAAAGGGAATAGATGTAGTTCAGAAAATTGAGAAAGCTGGAACAGATCAAGGAAACCCTTCGCAACTGGTGAAAATTGTAGACTGTGGTGAAGTTGAGAATAGTAAAATCACCAGTGCaacagagaaagagaaaggTAA AGGGAAAAAGAGGAAATCAGTGAAGATTTCATCATCTGACGATAGTTCTGATGAGGAAGTGAGAGGAAGGCGTAAAAAATCTCTGAAGGaaaaaaggaagagaagaaagagatattCTTCGTCTGATTCCTCAGACATGTCAGATTCTTATTCTTCAGATTCAGATTCACATTCAGATTCATCTGACTCAAGTTCGCTTAGTGATGAAAGGCGTAGGAAGAGAAAAGCCGTTAAAAGAGATAAGCATTACCgttcaaggaaaagaagagatggaaaaaaagagaggaagagaggccGACATGCCAAACAATCAAGGCGCAAGTCAAAACG GAGGTCAGAAAGTTCAAGTGATACTGAAAGTGAGAGTACTAGAAGCAGCGCCAGCAGTTCTGATGATGATAAAGATGGTCATCGCGTTTCTTCTCGTAAAAATGGCAATTTAAAGAAGGCAGAAAATAAACTTCCAAGAAATCTTG ATGTGGGAAAGCAATCCCCACAAGGAGGGAAAAAATCTATTGAACAGAGGAAGAATCTTGATAGAAAGAAAATTGGGGACAACTCATCAGAGGAAGAAGGTGAATTTTCTCCAAAGAATGGTGTTCATGTAACTAACGGGCATAATGCAGAAGCTAAAACTGCTAATCAACAGTCCTACTCAGATGACTCGAGCAAGTCCAG CAGAAGTCCATCACGCAGTGCAAGTCCTAAGAGGATTACTGGCAGAAGTCCACCAAGAAATTCTCTCGAGCAAAAGAGAGGAAGGCCTTCTAGGAGTCCATTGGGTAGTCCTGTCCGGAAAGCTCCTGAACCTTCTACTTCAAACCACGAACAGGGTTTGTCAAGAAGCACTTCTCCAAATGGCACTCCCAAGCGCATTAGGAAAGGACGTGGTTTCACTGATCAGTATGCCTTTGCACGTCGCTACCGTACTCCATCTCCAGAGCATTCACGGGGTAACTCTTACCGTTATGGTGGAAGAGACCTTTATAGAAGTAACCGTGATAG GTACTCAAGCTACCGAAATTATTCTGAGCGCTCACAACCTCGACGTTTCCGGAGCCCACCAAGAGGCAGGAGTCCTCCTCccag ATCTCGAAGCCAGAGAAGTCGAAGTAGGAGCATATCTCGGAGCCCTGGTGGATATCGTGGCCGGTATAGGGACCGCAGTCGCAGCCGTAGTCGTAGTCCAGCAGATCGACCTCCTATAAGTGACGGATTAAAATCCCGCCTTGGACCTCGCATTGGTGATCAGCATTCTCCAGACAGAGGTAGGGCTAAGTCCAGGTCGAGAAGCCGAGGGGTATCTCATTCCAGATCTCCCGATGCTACACCTAAGCGTCGTAACAGGACGACTAGGTCTCCCAGTAGGTCAAGATCAAGCTCTCCAGCTGAACAAAGGGGGTTGGTCTCATATGACGATATCAGTCCTGAATCCTGA
- the LOC112168756 gene encoding peptidyl-prolyl cis-trans isomerase CYP63 isoform X2: MSKKANPSVFLDVSIDGAPTERIVIELFADVVPKTAENFRALCTGEKGIGKSTGKPLHYKGTQFHRIIKGFMAQGGDFSKGNGTGGESIYGGKFADENFKLKHDRPGLLSMANGGPNTNGSQFFIIFNPTPHLNGKHVVFGKVTKGIDVVQKIEKAGTDQGNPSQLVKIVDCGEVENSKITSATEKEKGKGKKRKSVKISSSDDSSDEEVRGRRKKSLKEKRKRRKRYSSSDSSDMSDSYSSDSDSHSDSSDSSSLSDERRRKRKAVKRDKHYRSRKRRDGKKERKRGRHAKQSRRKSKRRSESSSDTESESTRSSASSSDDDKDGHRVSSRKNGNLKKAENKLPRNLDVGKQSPQGGKKSIEQRKNLDRKKIGDNSSEEEGEFSPKNGVHVTNGHNAEAKTANQQSYSDDSSKSRSPSRSASPKRITGRSPPRNSLEQKRGRPSRSPLGSPVRKAPEPSTSNHEQGLSRSTSPNGTPKRIRKGRGFTDQYAFARRYRTPSPEHSRGNSYRYGGRDLYRSNRDRYSSYRNYSERSQPRRFRSPPRGRSPPPRSRSQRSRSRSISRSPGGYRGRYRDRSRSRSRSPADRPPISDGLKSRLGPRIGDQHSPDRGRAKSRSRSRGVSHSRSPDATPKRRNRTTRSPSRSRSSSPAEQRGLVSYDDISPES, from the exons ATGAGCAAGAAAGCGAACCCCAGTGTCTTCTTAGATGTATCTATTGATGGGGCCCCGACGGAAAGAATTGTGATCGAG CTTTTTGCGGATGTTGTGCCTAAGACAGCAGAAAATTTTAGGGCTCTCTGTACAG GTGAGAAGGGCATTGGAAAGTCTACAGGCAAACCTCTTCACTACAAAGGAACGCAATTTCATCGAATTATAAAAGGATTTATGGCCCAA GGTGGTGATTTTTCGAAGGGGAACG GAACTGGCGGAGAAAGTATTTATGGAGGAAAGTTTGCAG atgaaaattttaaattgaaGCATGATAGACCCGGCCTTCTGTCTATGGCAAATGGCGGTCCAAATACAAATGGGTCTCAGTTCTTTATAATTTTCAATCCTACACCACATCTTAACGG GAAACATGTTGTTTTTGGAAAGGTTACAAAGGGAATAGATGTAGTTCAGAAAATTGAGAAAGCTGGAACAGATCAAGGAAACCCTTCGCAACTGGTGAAAATTGTAGACTGTGGTGAAGTTGAGAATAGTAAAATCACCAGTGCaacagagaaagagaaaggTAA AGGGAAAAAGAGGAAATCAGTGAAGATTTCATCATCTGACGATAGTTCTGATGAGGAAGTGAGAGGAAGGCGTAAAAAATCTCTGAAGGaaaaaaggaagagaagaaagagatattCTTCGTCTGATTCCTCAGACATGTCAGATTCTTATTCTTCAGATTCAGATTCACATTCAGATTCATCTGACTCAAGTTCGCTTAGTGATGAAAGGCGTAGGAAGAGAAAAGCCGTTAAAAGAGATAAGCATTACCgttcaaggaaaagaagagatggaaaaaaagagaggaagagaggccGACATGCCAAACAATCAAGGCGCAAGTCAAAACG GAGGTCAGAAAGTTCAAGTGATACTGAAAGTGAGAGTACTAGAAGCAGCGCCAGCAGTTCTGATGATGATAAAGATGGTCATCGCGTTTCTTCTCGTAAAAATGGCAATTTAAAGAAGGCAGAAAATAAACTTCCAAGAAATCTTG ATGTGGGAAAGCAATCCCCACAAGGAGGGAAAAAATCTATTGAACAGAGGAAGAATCTTGATAGAAAGAAAATTGGGGACAACTCATCAGAGGAAGAAGGTGAATTTTCTCCAAAGAATGGTGTTCATGTAACTAACGGGCATAATGCAGAAGCTAAAACTGCTAATCAACAGTCCTACTCAGATGACTCGAGCAAGTCCAG AAGTCCATCACGCAGTGCAAGTCCTAAGAGGATTACTGGCAGAAGTCCACCAAGAAATTCTCTCGAGCAAAAGAGAGGAAGGCCTTCTAGGAGTCCATTGGGTAGTCCTGTCCGGAAAGCTCCTGAACCTTCTACTTCAAACCACGAACAGGGTTTGTCAAGAAGCACTTCTCCAAATGGCACTCCCAAGCGCATTAGGAAAGGACGTGGTTTCACTGATCAGTATGCCTTTGCACGTCGCTACCGTACTCCATCTCCAGAGCATTCACGGGGTAACTCTTACCGTTATGGTGGAAGAGACCTTTATAGAAGTAACCGTGATAG GTACTCAAGCTACCGAAATTATTCTGAGCGCTCACAACCTCGACGTTTCCGGAGCCCACCAAGAGGCAGGAGTCCTCCTCccag ATCTCGAAGCCAGAGAAGTCGAAGTAGGAGCATATCTCGGAGCCCTGGTGGATATCGTGGCCGGTATAGGGACCGCAGTCGCAGCCGTAGTCGTAGTCCAGCAGATCGACCTCCTATAAGTGACGGATTAAAATCCCGCCTTGGACCTCGCATTGGTGATCAGCATTCTCCAGACAGAGGTAGGGCTAAGTCCAGGTCGAGAAGCCGAGGGGTATCTCATTCCAGATCTCCCGATGCTACACCTAAGCGTCGTAACAGGACGACTAGGTCTCCCAGTAGGTCAAGATCAAGCTCTCCAGCTGAACAAAGGGGGTTGGTCTCATATGACGATATCAGTCCTGAATCCTGA